A window of the Ipomoea triloba cultivar NCNSP0323 chromosome 14, ASM357664v1 genome harbors these coding sequences:
- the LOC116003806 gene encoding uncharacterized protein LOC116003806, protein MRLLTSRLRQALYSSSSAAAAASYLPTSFAPRGGISRALTTCIHSSPSLHSLNNSESLLKPHRFLAFPWSATQLRGVKLRGADVKPGNVIERKGKIYQVVKTQHTTQGRGGAIIQVELRDVDSGNKVNERFRTDEAVERVFAEEKPFTYLYTDDETGNIVLMEPNTYAQLDVPKHLFGDSYVFLQDDMRVCVQLYDERPMSASIPTRVTCTVAETPIQVKGASVTPQYKKAVLDNGVTVQVPGHILPGDKIIINTTDNSYMSKA, encoded by the exons ATGCGACTTCTTACCAGCCGACTCCGCCAAGCTCTctactcctcctcctccgccgccgccgccgcttctTACCTTCCAACATCATTCGCTCCTCGCGGTGGTATCTCCAGAGCTCTAACCACTTGTATTCATTCCTCGCCATCTCTTCACTCCCTTAATAATTCCGAATCTCTTCTTAAACCCCACCGCTTCCTCGCATTTCCGTGGTCCGCCACACAACTCCGCGGCGTCAAATTGCGCGGTGCTGAT GTGAAGCCGGGGAATGTGATCGAGAGAAAAG gaAAGATTTATCAG GTGGTGAAGACACAACATACTACACAAGGAAGAGGAGGAGCTATTATACAG GTAGAGCTCCGGGATGTTGATAGTGGAAACAAAGTGAATGAAAGATTTCGTACAGATGAGGCAGTTGAGA GGGTATTTGCTGAAGAAAAACCTTTTACATACCTTTATACTGATGATGAAACTGGAAATATTGTTCTAATGGA GCCTAATACATATGCACAGCTGGATGTACCAAAGCATCTGTTCGGTGATTCTTATGTCTTCCTTCAAG ATGATATGAGAGTCTGTGTGCAGTTGTATGATGAAAGGCCAATGTCAGCATCAATTCCTACACGAGTAACATGTACTGTTGCCGAAACTCCAATTCAAGTGAAGGGTGCTTCAGTTACTCCACA ATACAAGAAGGCTGTTTTGGACAACGGTGTCACTGTCCAG GTACCTGGGCACATCTTACCCGGGGACAAGATAATTATCAATACTACTGACAACTCTTACATGAGCAA GGCTTAG